The Tubulanus polymorphus chromosome 1, tnTubPoly1.2, whole genome shotgun sequence genome contains a region encoding:
- the LOC141904227 gene encoding spastin-like isoform X6 — protein MQRKGTGGKPFGRKRCDRPGGGGGRDNESVHRRNLRYLAFPLVIIFALIRAIAFQIWVLIVFMYRRRHVFNVALPSRLKSPKSADGQRGETDTNKRADITADALNIDTKKSDTPGGGGAQSQQQQQKSDWDPAMSLQKYYHRRAFEYISRALKIDEEDKGRKEYCIDLYKMGIRELEKGIALEISGQASERLPHSPSTQRKQMMSHKSNTLPRTKPTIKPTNPSPTSSPVKKVPSRQISLPADTRRTSPIYKRRDYHLYRRASSRRTAGSTPRKKCSPNLKNVDKKLAQVILDEIVDQGPAVNFDDIGGQDTAKQALKEMVILPALRPELFTGLRAPARGLLLFGPPGNGKTMLAKAVANESNSTFFNISAASLTSKWVGEGEKLVRAMFAVARELQPSILFIDEVDSLLCERREGEHESSRRLKTEFLLEFDGVHSNPDERILVMGATNRPADLDDAVLRRFSKRIFVRMPDLSTRVEMLNYLLSKHKSPLSADDIAHLAQLTDGYSGSDLTNLAKDAALGPIRELPVDEVKDVKASQVRNIQLVDFIESLKRVRRSVPTGAAGKYEEWNQEFGDVTAF, from the exons ATGCAGCGAAAAGGAACAGGAGGAAAGCCTTTTGGTCGAAAAAGGTGCGATAGACCCGGCGGAGGAGGTGGAAGAGATAACGAATCGGTGCATCGGCGAAATCTACGTTATCTAGCGTTTCCTCTTGTTATAATATTCGCACTTATTCGAGCGATTGCGTTTCAAATATGGGTGTTGATAGTGTTTATGTACAGACGACGTCATGTATTCAACGTGGCCCTCCCTTCTCGACTGAAATCCCCGAAATCAGCTGACGGTCAACGAGGCGAGACCGACACTAACAAACGCGCGGATATTACAGCAGACGCTTTAAATATCGACACTAAAAAGTCGGACACTCCTGGAGGTGGAGGAGCTCAgtcacaacaacaacaacagaaatcTGATTGGGATCCAGCGATgtcacttcaaaaatattaccACCGTCGAGCGTTCGAATACATATCTAGGGCCCTGAAGATAGATGAAGAAGATAAAG GCAGAAAAGAATATTGCATCGATTTGTACAAGATGGGAATTCGTGAATTAGAGAAAGGAATAGCCCTGGAAATTAGTGGACAGG CATCGGAGAGATTGCCCCACAGTCCTTCAACACAAAGAAAACAGATGATGTCACATAAAAGTAATACGCTCCCTCGAACAAAACCAACCATTAAACCAACAAATCCATCGCCGACATCGTCTCCGGTTAAAAAGGTTCCGTCTCGGCAAATTAGTTTACCAGCTGATACG AGGCGAACAAGCCCCATTTATAAACGTCGAGATTACCATTTGTACCGTAGG GCTAGTAGCAGACGCACGGCGGGTTCAACGCCGAGGAAAAAATGCAGTCCTAATCTTAAGAACGTCGACAAAAAATTGGCGCAAGTTATTTTGGATGAAATTGTCGACCAAGGACCAGCGgttaattttgatgatatag GTGGACAGGATACAGCAAAACAGGCCCTCAAGGAAATGGTTATATTACCTGCATTGCGTCCAGAG TTATTTACTGGATTGCGGGCACCTGCCCGTGGGCTTTTATTATTTGGGCCTCCCGGCAATGGTAAAACAATGTTG GCTAAAGCCGTTGCAAATGAATCTAATTCTACGTTTTTCAATATCAGTGCAGCTAGTCTGACATCAAAATGG gtTGGTGAAGGTGAAAAACTCGTCAGAGCCATGTTCGCTGTTGCCAGGGAGTTACAACCATCCATTCTGTTCATAG ATGAAGTAGATTCTCTGTTGTGTGAACGCAGGGAAGGAGAACATGAATCAAGTCGTCGACTGAAAACAGAATTTCTTCTCGAGTTTGACGGG GTACATTCAAATCCAGATGAGCGAATACTGGTTATGGGAGCGACTAATAGACCAGCAGATTTAGATGATGCTGTCCTGAG GCGTTTTTCGAAAAGAATATTTGTACGGATGCCAGATTTATCGACACGGgttgaaatgttgaattatttattgtccaAACACAAGAGTCCTCTCAGTGCTGATGATATTGCTCATTTAGCTCA GCTTACTGATGGGTATTCTGGAAGTGATCTCACTAACTTAGCTAAAGATGCAGCATTAGGACCAATAAGAG AGTTACCAGTGGATGAGGTTAAAGATGTTAAAGCTAGTCAGGTGAGGAATATTCAGCTGGTTGATTTCATAGAATCATTAAAACGTGTTCGACGTAGCGTTCCAACTGGTGCAGCAGGTAAATATGAAGAATGGAACCAGGAATTTGGAGACGTGACAGCCTTTTAA